From Oreochromis aureus strain Israel breed Guangdong linkage group 4, ZZ_aureus, whole genome shotgun sequence, a single genomic window includes:
- the pvalb6 gene encoding parvalbumin 6, producing MAMSSILNTDDIKKALDAFAVADSFDHKKFFEMVGLKSKSADDVKKVFTVLDADNSGFIEEEELKFVLKGFAKDGRDLTDKETKAFLKAADKDGDGKIGVDEFAALVKE from the exons ATGGCAATGAGCAGCATCCTCAACACCGATGACATCAAGAAAGCTCTAGATGCATTTGCAG TTGCTGATTCTTTTGACCATAAGAAGTTTTTTGAGATGGTGGGTCTGAAGTCCAAGTCTGCCGACGATGTGAAGAAGGTCTTCACGGTGCTGGACGCGGACAACAGTGGCTTCATAGAGGAGGAAGAACTCAA ATTCGTCCTGAAGGGCTTTGCCAAAGATGGCAGGGACCTGacagacaaagaaaccaaagcatttttaaaagcagctgaCAAGGATGGAGATGGCAAGATTGGAGTCGATG AATTTGCTGCCCTTGTGAAAGAATAA